In a single window of the Candidatus Methylomirabilota bacterium genome:
- a CDS encoding CDP-alcohol phosphatidyltransferase → MAIYAHILGETPVTLWGLSSRERYRRVLKPVGVSVMMDDLSLLKPDDSVLIVRGDYLVDSRILQAMTKSSNIMLEVPVGTSRAIIAAHVPANLAIQTRAVLALERSVTTLPSSVRIEKLGDQLSSFDPRLRKSEPPFAKPIKPDTKRTLEERLFASSYKSVTDLVTKWLWPSPAKSAVRLCVAAGLRPNHVTTISLILVLAAAVLFMKGLCGWGLAAGWLMTFLDTVDGKLARVTVTSTRFGHLLDHLLDLIHPPFWYLLWGLGLDAFTPGIPWLSLRLAIWAIFIGYIIGRLVEGVFRKCLGGFVIFCWRPIDSYFRLVTARRNPNMILLTASLVAGRPDLGLVAVTVWTILSSLVLLMRLGVAVYARTHGPLQSWLAEATERGSGHSLAVRLFTNQVATPR, encoded by the coding sequence ATGGCGATTTACGCTCACATACTCGGAGAGACTCCAGTCACACTCTGGGGGCTTTCATCTCGCGAGCGCTACCGGCGGGTATTGAAACCGGTCGGCGTAAGCGTGATGATGGACGATCTGTCTCTCCTTAAACCGGATGACTCTGTACTGATCGTCCGCGGAGATTATCTCGTGGATAGCCGCATACTCCAGGCCATGACTAAGTCATCCAATATCATGCTTGAGGTGCCGGTTGGGACCTCACGCGCGATCATCGCCGCTCACGTACCGGCCAACCTGGCAATACAGACACGGGCGGTCCTGGCTCTGGAGCGGAGCGTCACCACGCTGCCCTCCTCCGTTCGGATTGAGAAGTTGGGGGATCAGTTGTCCTCGTTTGATCCGCGGTTACGTAAATCGGAGCCCCCTTTTGCGAAACCGATCAAGCCCGACACGAAACGGACGTTGGAAGAACGTTTGTTTGCGAGTTCCTACAAGAGCGTAACCGATCTGGTGACCAAATGGCTGTGGCCGTCTCCCGCCAAAAGCGCCGTGCGTCTATGCGTCGCCGCCGGGTTAAGGCCCAACCATGTCACAACGATCAGTTTGATATTGGTCTTGGCGGCCGCCGTCCTGTTCATGAAAGGTCTCTGCGGGTGGGGACTTGCCGCCGGATGGTTGATGACCTTTCTTGATACGGTTGACGGAAAGCTTGCCCGTGTGACCGTCACCAGCACCAGATTCGGGCACTTACTCGATCACCTTCTGGACCTGATCCACCCGCCCTTCTGGTACCTGCTATGGGGTCTTGGATTGGACGCTTTCACACCGGGCATTCCGTGGCTGAGTCTGCGACTGGCGATCTGGGCGATCTTTATTGGTTACATTATCGGGCGTCTGGTTGAGGGCGTCTTCAGGAAGTGCCTTGGCGGGTTTGTAATCTTTTGCTGGCGTCCCATTGACTCGTATTTCAGACTGGTGACAGCCCGGCGCAACCCGAATATGATCCTTCTTACCGCAAGCCTGGTAGCGGGCAGGCCGGATCTTGGCTTGGTGGCTGTGACCGTATGGACCATATTGTCTTCGCTTGTGCTGCTGATGCGCCTCGGCGTCGCTGTGTATGCGCGCACACACGGACCGTTGCAATCCTGGTTGGCCGAGGCGACCGAACGCGGCAGCGGTCATTCCCTTGCCGTACGGCTCTTCACCAATCAGGTTGCCACTCCGCGATAA